AAGAACAAATAGCCACAAATAAAACAAAATCGATTCAGTGAGAATAAACTCCAATGTCAGCAAATTAGTTGAAACAAACAAAAACCCATCAACAGTACTTCACTTACTCCTCCACATTAGCAACTGTAACACCCTCCAGAACCTCCCTAACACTGAGCTTATGAGATGTGGAATCAGTATCTGAAGCAACTACACCACATTCAGCAACACTCTGAACCCTCTCTGTTACTGATGCTTCAGGGTCAGCGCCATCATCATCAATCTCACCCTCCTCCAACTCTCCTTCCTCTTTATCATCATCCACAATCACCACCTCGCTTGCATTCTCCTTAACACCAGCAGACCCAGAAGATGATTGATTGGA
The DNA window shown above is from Arachis ipaensis cultivar K30076 chromosome B08, Araip1.1, whole genome shotgun sequence and carries:
- the LOC107610929 gene encoding RNA polymerase II C-terminal domain phosphatase-like 3, with product MSSNQSSSGSAGVKENASEVVIVDDDKEEGELEEGEIDDDGADPEASVTERVQSVAECGVVASDTDSTSHKLSVREVLEGVTVANVEESFEGTCSTHGSIRNDFTDLT